The following are encoded together in the Synchiropus splendidus isolate RoL2022-P1 chromosome 7, RoL_Sspl_1.0, whole genome shotgun sequence genome:
- the LOC128761987 gene encoding trichohyalin-like, translating into MEVETQGEACSEMSQELSQDARELMGGDPENVEGGKNYHQRLTKAFLKEHCEKFKLSPTPQHNDNLYLHFKGFSAIENLEDFSGLKCLWLHGNRLRCIQNLSAQTELRCLFLQENSICKLENLEHLVCLSTLNVSNNNISRVEGLACLRQLSTLNLAHNKLETVDDIRHLKDCLSINVLDLSYNRLNDPEIISVLESMPDLRVLYLTGNEVVKKIPNYRKTMIVHLKQLTFLDEHPVFQRERGCAEAWAAGGLEEEQRKQKHWVTHEQKKLRECLDAMVTIRKKGLERSFRELLSHESRSGEPNVQKTVSETVVHHYVDQQEEEQQSVDQHQEEQHSVDQIAGEIKKTQQKLGDKNSKDQQAERGDQQLQQQKDHFHPVKQTPERGDHHAQGPVDKEEQHLADWQHSEPPQSACKQVEAKQSVDKLPAEQQSGDQPVEEQYSVVDWQQSIPQESGNQQKEEQWTVDQQKEEQQTVDQHKEEQQTVEKHLEEQQTVDQQKDEQQTVDQHKEEQQTVEKHLEEQQTVYQQVDEQQPVDQQKEEKQTVAQHEEEQQTVYQQVDKQQTVDQHEEEQQTVYQNVDEQHPVHQQVEEQQSVDQQKEEKQTIYQHKEEQQTVDQNVEEQHLVDQQKEEQQTVDQCEEEQQSVDQHKEEQQAVEPLVEVQQSVYHQVQYLQLVDKHKEEQQADEKHEMEQQSEDQQGEEQYSVNQQEEQEEQQTVDHQEEEQQSFHQPAVEQHSVDQSQEEQQSVCQQEEKQLSVDQPVEEQLSVDQPVEEQEPGVQQDKDHQSADKHKAQKSVDQQEVEQQSVNKQDAHQPADRPVYEQQSVDQQEEQQSDVQQEEYQLVDQQEQQLVDQQEEVHQSVQKEQAQQSVDHQEDVQQSVDQQEEQQSDVQQEEYQLVDQQEQQLVDQQEEVHQSVQKEQAQQSVDHQEDVQQSVDQQEEQQSDVQQEEYQLVDQQEQQLVDQQEEVHQSVQKEQAQQSVDHQDVQQSVDQQEEQQSDVQQEEYQLVDQQEQQLVDQQEEVHQSVQKEQAQQSVDHQDVQQSVDQQDEGRQFVDQEVVEEQSVGQQDVEQQLVDLQEVMQQSVDQQKEHHFLDQEEEHQFVDQEEEHQFVDQQQEQQSVDPQEEEQQSVDREEEHQFVDQQQEQQSVDQQEDEQQPIDQHQEEQLSADQQEEELQSVDQQEMEQHSVDQKEEEQQSDEQHKVQQSIDKHQEQQSDEEQRSDDQLKEELVDQQEERDQETENTMCYKSSKGQQPERGQKGALTEEDFKPVMRTPERGDHHLQGPVDQQEPQLSAWQHPEQRLESERQMRYRSSHTPSPAQILETPQVEKSEGEAPLQAEVKSEPPVQLCMLLAATVSLACSFFVSMMYFFYQDD; encoded by the coding sequence ATGGAGGTGGAGACACAAGGTGAAGCTTGTTCAGAAATGTCCCAAGAACTTTCACAGGATGCCCGAGAATTGATGGGCGGAGATCCAGAAAATGTGGAAGGTGGAAAGAATTACCATCAGCGGCTGACGAAAGCATTTCTGAAGGAGCACTGTGAGAAGTTCAAGCTCAGCCCCACACCTCAACACAATGACAACTTGTATCTGCACTTCAAAGGATTTTCAGCCATTGAGAACCTGGAGGACTTCAGCGGCCTCAAGTGCCTCTGGCTGCACGGGAACCGGCTGCGGTGCATCCAAAACCTAAGCGCGCAGACAGAGCTGCGATGTCTCTTTCTCCAGGAGAACTCCATCTGCAAACTTGAGAATCTGGAACACTTGGTTTGTCTGAGCACTTTGAATGTCTCCAACAATAATATCAGCAGAGTGGAAGGTCTCGCCTGCCTCCGGCAGCTAAGCACGCTCAACCTCGCCCACAACAAGCTGGAGACGGTGGACGACATACGACACCTGAAGGACTGTCTGTCTATCAATGTACTGGATCTGTCTTATAATCGGCTGAATGACCCCGAGATAATCTCTGTGCTGGAGTCGATGCCTGACCTGCGAGTCCTGTACCTAACGGGAAATGAGGTggtaaaaaaaatccccaacTACAGGAAGACCATGATCGTGCACCTCAAGCAGCTGACCTTCCTGGATGAACACCCAGTCTTCCAGAGAGAGCGAGGATGCGCTGAGGCATGGGCAGCGGGgggcctggaggaggagcagcggaaGCAAAAGCACTGGGTCACTCACGAGCAGAAGAAGCTTCGTGAATGTCTGGATGCCATGGTGACCATCAGAAAGAAAGGCTTGGAAAGAAGTTTCAGAGAACTACTCAGCCACGAGAGCAGGAGCGGGGAGCCTAATGTCCAAAAGACTGTTAGTGAGACTGTTGTCCACCACTATGTTGACCAacaagaagaggagcagcagtcaGTTGACCAACACCAAGAGGAGCAACATTCGGTTGACCAAATAGCAGGGGAgataaagaaaacacaacaaaaactgGGGGACAAAAATTCAAAAGATCAGCAAGCAGAGAGAGGAGACCAACAACTGCAGCAACAGAAGGACCATTTTCACCCAGTCAAGCAAACACCAGAGAGAGGCGACCATCACGCACAGGGCCCAGTTGACAAGGAAGAACAACACCTCGCAGACTGGCAACATTCAGAGCCGCCACAGTCAGCTTGCAAACAAGTAGAGGCAAAACAATCTGTTGACAAACTACCAGCTGAGCAACAGTCAGGTGACCAACCAGTAGAGGAGCAATACTCAGTTGTAGACTGGCAACAATCAATTCCTCAAGAGTCAGGTAACCAACAAAAAGAGGAGCAATGGACAGTTGACCAACAAAAAGAGGAGCAACAGACAGTTGACCAACacaaagaggagcagcagacagttgaaaaacacttagaGGAGCAACAGACAGTTGATCAACAAAAAGATGAGCAACAGACAGTTGACCAACacaaagaggagcagcagacagttgaaaaacacttagaGGAGCAACAGACAGTATACCAGCAAGTAGACGAGCAACAGCCAGTTGATCAACaaaaagaggagaaacagaCAGTTGCCCAACACGAAGAGGAGCAACAAACAGTATACCAGCAAGTAGACAAGCAGCAGACAGTTGACCAACACGAAGAGGAGCAACAGACAGTATACCAGAATGTAGATGAGCAACATCCAGTACACCAGCAAGTGGAGGAGCAACAGTCAGTTGATCAACaaaaagaggagaaacagaCAATTTACCAACACAAAGAGGAGCAACAGACAGTAGACCAGAATGTAGAGGAGCAACATTTAGTTGACCAACAAAAAGAGGAACAACAGACTGTTGACCAATGCGAAGAGGAGCAACAGTCAGTTGACCAACACAAAGAGGAGCAACAGGCAGTTGAACCACTAGTAGAGGTGCAACAGTCAGTTTATCATCAAGTGCAGTATCTACAATTGGTtgacaaacacaaagaagaGCAACAGGCAGATGAGAAACACGAAATGGAGCAACAGTCAGAAGACCAACAAGGAGAGGAACAATATTCAGTTAACCAACAGGAGGAACAAGAAGAGCAACAAACAGTTGACCAtcaagaagaggagcagcagtcaTTTCACCAACCAGCAGTGGAGCAACATTCAGTTGACCAATCACAAGAGGAGCAACAGTCAGTATGTCAACAAGAAGAGAAGCAACTGTCAGTTGACCAACCGGTTGAGGAGCAACTCTCAGTTGACCAACCAGTAGAAGAGCAAGAGCCAGGTGTCCAACAAGACAAGGACCATCAGTCAGCTGACAAACACAAAGCGCAAAAGTCAGTTGACCAACAAGAAGTTGAGCAACAGTCGGTTAACAAACAAGATGCGCATCAGCCAGCTGACCGACCAGTATATGAGCAACAGTCAGTTGACCAACAAGAAGAGCAACAGTCAGATGTCCAACAAGAGGAGTATCAGTTAGTTGACCAACAAGAGCAACAGTTAGTTGACCAACAAGAAGAGGTGCACCAGTCTGTTCAAAAAGAACAAGCACAACAATCAGTTGACCATCAAGAAGATGTGCAACAGTCAGTTGACCAACAAGAAGAGCAACAGTCAGATGTCCAACAAGAGGAGTATCAGTTAGTTGACCAACAAGAGCAACAGTTAGTTGACCAACAAGAAGAGGTGCACCAGTCTGTTCAAAAAGAACAAGCACAACAATCAGTTGACCATCAAGAAGATGTGCAACAGTCAGTTGACCAACAAGAAGAGCAACAGTCAGATGTCCAACAAGAGGAGTATCAGTTAGTTGACCAACAAGAGCAACAGTTAGTTGACCAACAAGAAGAGGTGCACCAGTCTGTTCAAAAAGAACAAGCACAACAATCAGTTGACCATCAAGATGTGCAACAGTCAGTTGACCAACAAGAAGAGCAACAGTCAGATGTCCAACAAGAGGAGTATCAGTTAGTTGACCAACAAGAGCAACAGTTAGTTGACCAACAAGAAGAGGTGCACCAGTCTGTTCAAAAAGAACAAGCACAACAATCAGTTGACCATCAAGATGTGCAACAGTCAGTTGACCAACAAGACGAGGGGCGACAGTTTGTTGACCAAGAAGTAGTGGAGGAACAGTCAGTTGGCCAACAAGACGTGGAGCAACAATTAGTAGACCTACAAGAAGTGATGCAACAGTCAGTTGACCAACAAAAGGAGCATCATTTTCTTGACCAAGAAGAGGAGCATCAGTTTGTTGACCAAGAAGAGGAGCATCAGTTTGTTGATCAACAACAAGAGCAACAGTCAGTTGACCCACAAGAAGAGGAGCAACAGTCAGTTGACCGAGAAGAGGAGCATCAGTTTGTTGATCAACAACAAGAGCAACAGTCAGTTGACCAACAAGAAGACGAGCAACAGCCAATTGACCAACACCAAGAGGAGCAACTGTCAGCTGACCAACAAGAAGAAGAGTTACAGTCAGTTGACCAACAAGAGATGGAGCAACATTCAGTTGACCAAAAAGAAGAGGAGCAACAGTCAGATGAGCAACACAAAGTGCAACAGTCAATTGACAAACACCAAGAGCAACAGTCAGACGAGGAGCAACGGTCAGATGACCAACTAAAAGAGGAGTTAGTTGACCAGCAAGAAGAAAGGGATCAGGAAACAGAAAATACAATGTGCTACAAGAGCTCCAAAGGTCAACAGCCTGAGAGAGGACAGAAGGGGGCGCTCACCGAGGAAGATTTTAAACCAGTCATGCGAACACCTGAGAGAGGTGACCATCACTTACAGGGCCCGGTTGACCAGCAAGAACCAC